Genomic window (Longimicrobiaceae bacterium):
CGAGCGGATCTCGGCGGTGGTGCCGCTCACCTACGGACTTCGAGCCCTGCGGCGAACCCTGCTGGAGGGGATGCCGCTCAGTGCGGTGGCGGCCGACGTGGCGATTCTCTGCGTCTTCGTTGTCGTTCTACTGGCCCTGGGGATGGTCGCCTTCAGCGCCGCCCTGAGACACGCCCGCCGCGCCGGGACTCTCGGCCAGTATTGAAGCCGGCATTGTGGTATTGAAGGCGGTAGCCCGCGCGACTGCGGGTGGACCGCGGCACCGCCACTCGGAGGTTGTGGCTTGGACCTCGTCCACCAGGCGAACGCGCTTCGACGAGAGGGACGCCTCGACCAGGCGCTGGCCGTCTGCCTGGAGGCGCTGCGTGAAACGCCTACCGACGTCGATGCCTGGCACCTCGCCGGCCGGACCGCGTTGGATCTACGGCGGTTTCCCCTGGCCGCTCTCTACTTCCAGGCGGCCCTGCAGCTGGATCCGCAGCGCGTGGAGACGGCCAACGGCCTGTGGTACGCGCATTTCCAGCTGGGGAACTATGCGCGGGCGGCCGAGGCTTGCCGGCGTTCCTGGGAGCTGGATCCGACGGACGCCTACGTCGCGGCGATGCTGGGCCATTTCGAGTACGTGCTCGGCAACCCCGAGGCAGGGCGGCGCATGCACCTGCGGGCGCTCGAGCTGGATCCCGATACCCGCCTGGTATCGACCGCACTCCTGCGGCTACTCCGGAGGGAGGAGGGAGGATGGAAGTGGTTCGATCCCGGCGCGCCTGCGCTACGCGCGCGCTCTCATGCGGAGAGGTGGACTCCTCCTGCAGATAGGGTGTGGCGAGGAGAGGCGGTACCCGGCCGGACCGTCTGCGTGTATCGCGGAGGCGGGCAGGGCGACCTCATTCTTCTCTGCCGGTACGTTCCCCTGGTGGCTCGGCGGGCAGGAAGGGTCCTCCTGGTGTGCGAGCCGTTGCACGATCGGCTCCTGGCCTCGCTCGACGGCCTTTCCGGGGTGGTTCGCTCGCCAGCGGAGGTGGACGACGCGCTCTACGTCCACCTCTGGGCGCTGCCCGGGATCTTTGCGGGCAGCTCACTCCGACCGCCCGACCCTCCTTATCTCCGGCCTCCGGCTCGGGGCCCCGGGTTGCCGGACTCGGCCGGGGTACGGGTCGGGCTGGGTTGGGCGGGGAATCCGAATACGGCCGTGAACCCGGATCGATCCGTTCCCTCGCTCCGCCTGCTGGATCCGTGGTTCGACGTCCCCTCCATTCAATGGGTTTCGCTGCAGGTCGGCTACCGAAGCGAGGAAGCCCCCACGCCGGACATTCTCGTGCGGCCGCAGCTAAACGATTTCGGTGACACCGCCCGGGTGTTGTCGCAGCTCGATCTGGTGATCACCGTCGATACCGCCGTGGCGAACCTGGCCGGCGCTCTCGGGGTTCGTGCGTGGGTCCTGCCGCCTACCTATCCCGAGTTTCGCTGGGGACTCGAAGGGGATGGGACTCCCTGGTATCCGAGCGTGCGCCTCTTCCGCCGGCGTCGCACTGACGACTGGGAGGGCGTGATCGAGAGGGTGGCGGAGGCGCTGCGATGTCTCACAAGCGGGCATCGATAGACCCAGTGCTTAACCGCGAGATCCAACGTTTAACCGCGGAGGTCGCGGAGGGAAGCACGGAGGTCGTGGAGGACAACATTTCGGCTTCAGTTCAGAATTCAGAATTCGCAATTCGTAATTCGTAATTGTCCTGCCTCCCGCGCTCTGTGCCCTCCGCGGTTACGCCGTTCCGGTCCTCGCCCTCACCCACAGTTCCGTTTGCAGCGTAAAGTAGAGCTGGACGCCGAGGTTCACGTCGGCATGGGCGATGAAGCGCTCCACCGCCGCGCGTAGCGCTCCCGGGTCAACGATCCCCAACTCCGCCAGCACCGGATCAGTCAGCACCTGGCCGGTCGGCGCCGTGAGAGCGTTGCGCATTTCGCGCTGGAAATAGGCGGTTGTCATTCCCGTGCGGTAGCGGCGGGGGGCCAGCACGTCGTCGGGCAGGAGGCCGCGAGCGGATGCGCGGAGCAACCGTTTGGTCTGCTTGCGGTGGGAGCGCTCCTCGCGCGGGCGGGTGATGGCGAACTCGATCACCCGCCTGTCGAACAGAGGCGAGCGCACCTCGACACCCGCGTCCAGCCCGAAGGAGTAGTTCTGCGCCAGCATCCGAGTCACCCACGGATTGGTGAGGTGCCAGAACAGCTCGCGCTCACTCTGACTTCCGCCGGACGGCGTGGGGGTGTTCGCGCGCTCGCGCTCGAGCAGGCCGTGCGCGCGGACGAAACGACGATCCATCCAGGGAGGCAGGGTGCGGGCGAGGTGCGGTGCGAAGAAGCCGCCGCCCGGGAAGCGGGAGAGACGGGAGCGCACCCCGAATGGGAGCTGGGGCACCACGGTCCAGCGAACCAGGTTCCCGACCCCGGACATTCCCTTCGAGATCCATTCGCGACGCAACTCGAGGATTCTTCCACCACGCAGCAGGTCCGCGAGATAGACAGGAGAGCACTGGAAGAGGGAATCCCCACCGAAGCCGTCGAACATCACCCGGGTGCCTAGCGCAGCGCCTGTCTCGACCAGGCTGCGGTTCCATCGCTCGTACACGTGCGCGAACGGCTCCTCGCGGCGCGTGGCGGCCTCGTGGGGACATTCGAGCAGCGGAATGTTTGCGATGTTCAGCCAGTGCGTGGTGGCATTCCAGTGCCGAATGATCATCTCGATGATGCCGTCCTCCCGACCCGGATCGCCGGGTGGATAGCTGATCGAGACTGCTCGCAGTGTGGTCGACCGACCCTGTCGACGAT
Coding sequences:
- a CDS encoding tetratricopeptide repeat-containing glycosyltransferase family protein, whose translation is MDLVHQANALRREGRLDQALAVCLEALRETPTDVDAWHLAGRTALDLRRFPLAALYFQAALQLDPQRVETANGLWYAHFQLGNYARAAEACRRSWELDPTDAYVAAMLGHFEYVLGNPEAGRRMHLRALELDPDTRLVSTALLRLLRREEGGWKWFDPGAPALRARSHAERWTPPADRVWRGEAVPGRTVCVYRGGGQGDLILLCRYVPLVARRAGRVLLVCEPLHDRLLASLDGLSGVVRSPAEVDDALYVHLWALPGIFAGSSLRPPDPPYLRPPARGPGLPDSAGVRVGLGWAGNPNTAVNPDRSVPSLRLLDPWFDVPSIQWVSLQVGYRSEEAPTPDILVRPQLNDFGDTARVLSQLDLVITVDTAVANLAGALGVRAWVLPPTYPEFRWGLEGDGTPWYPSVRLFRRRRTDDWEGVIERVAEALRCLTSGHR
- a CDS encoding asparagine synthase-related protein, with translation MSTIVGLFGPPAVANEEVARRMLAVSPQRGTMATQLWSDGGAVLAVTRPQWQLASGMSEGELVVRQDALAIVADASLYYRNDLVRALAAVGQRVEDRGPGSLILAAYRAWGLDCVDRLEGDWTFILWDADARLVFCARDFGGKRSLHYMTIGDGLVLATDLSAVRAHPASTGDWNLTSIAEAAAGFQASSHETCYRSIHRLGAGHSLRWRAGAPTISRFWHPRPQEGSSTLPFEAAAEHLRELIGASIEQRLSTTSETGIQLSGGWDSPTIFAIANNLYRRQGRSTTLRAVSISYPPGDPGREDGIIEMIIRHWNATTHWLNIANIPLLECPHEAATRREEPFAHVYERWNRSLVETGAALGTRVMFDGFGGDSLFQCSPVYLADLLRGGRILELRREWISKGMSGVGNLVRWTVVPQLPFGVRSRLSRFPGGGFFAPHLARTLPPWMDRRFVRAHGLLERERANTPTPSGGSQSERELFWHLTNPWVTRMLAQNYSFGLDAGVEVRSPLFDRRVIEFAITRPREERSHRKQTKRLLRASARGLLPDDVLAPRRYRTGMTTAYFQREMRNALTAPTGQVLTDPVLAELGIVDPGALRAAVERFIAHADVNLGVQLYFTLQTELWVRARTGTA